From Chitinophagaceae bacterium, the proteins below share one genomic window:
- the paaA gene encoding 1,2-phenylacetyl-CoA epoxidase subunit A, with protein sequence MSLQDFEKIFQDKIDAEIKIEPKDWMPDAYRKTNLRQISQHAHSEVVGMLPEGNWISRAPSLKRKAILLAKVQDEAGHGLYLYSAAETLGMSRDEMISDLHSGKAKYSSIFNYPSLTWADMGAIGWLVDGAAILNQVMLCRTSYGPYARAMVRICKEESFHQRQGFESLLVLSRGTDEQKAMCQDAIDRWWWPSLMMFGPKDSESTNSDQSMKWKIKRKTNDELRQQFVDMIAEQIKVLGMRLPDDKLKWNEERKHYDFGEINWDEFWQVVKGNGPCNKQRLDARRLAHEEGAWVREAASAYAKKKNVVKTKAA encoded by the coding sequence ATGTCCCTACAGGATTTTGAAAAAATATTCCAGGATAAGATCGATGCAGAGATAAAGATCGAACCCAAGGACTGGATGCCGGATGCATACCGCAAAACAAACCTGCGGCAGATAAGCCAGCACGCACACAGTGAAGTGGTGGGCATGTTACCGGAAGGAAACTGGATCTCCAGGGCACCCTCCTTAAAGCGCAAAGCTATCCTGCTTGCCAAAGTGCAGGATGAAGCAGGTCATGGCCTGTATTTATACTCCGCTGCGGAGACCCTTGGCATGAGCCGGGATGAAATGATCAGTGACCTTCATAGCGGTAAGGCAAAATATTCTTCCATCTTTAATTACCCTTCCCTTACATGGGCCGACATGGGCGCCATCGGCTGGCTGGTTGACGGTGCCGCGATCCTGAACCAGGTGATGCTGTGCCGCACTTCCTACGGACCTTATGCAAGAGCCATGGTTCGTATCTGCAAAGAAGAAAGTTTTCACCAGCGTCAGGGATTTGAATCACTGCTGGTATTGAGCAGGGGAACAGATGAGCAGAAAGCCATGTGCCAGGATGCTATCGATCGCTGGTGGTGGCCCAGCCTGATGATGTTTGGTCCCAAAGACAGCGAAAGTACCAACAGCGACCAAAGTATGAAATGGAAGATAAAAAGAAAAACAAATGATGAACTCCGCCAGCAGTTTGTAGACATGATCGCCGAACAGATCAAAGTGCTGGGCATGCGGTTGCCGGATGATAAATTGAAATGGAATGAGGAGAGAAAGCATTATGACTTTGGTGAAATAAACTGGGATGAATTCTGGCAGGTGGTGAAAGGAAACGGCCCCTGCAACAAACAACGGCTGGATGCAAGGCGCCTGGCACATGAAGAAGGCGCCTGGGTGAGGGAAGCAGCATCTGCTTATGCCAAAAAAAAGAATGTGGTAAAAACAAAAGCTGCCTGA
- a CDS encoding response regulator transcription factor, whose protein sequence is MNKSLRIGLVDDKAVNRSSIADKIKQFEDLNFCFMAVNGNDCLEQLKGLPVEKMPQVIFMDLEMPEMDGVQTISLARLMYPDIFFIVLTVFDDDDKIFEAIKAGAHGYLLKDESAIALHNAITNVVESGGAPMSPAIARKAFEMLSKSHLQTETKASEPHLLDTLVTEREKEILLHTINGHDAKRIAAILDISVLTIRKHIANIYQKLHVNSKAQIISLAHKNNWV, encoded by the coding sequence ATGAATAAATCTTTACGAATAGGACTGGTGGATGACAAAGCCGTGAACCGGAGCAGCATTGCAGATAAAATAAAGCAGTTTGAGGATCTGAATTTTTGTTTTATGGCTGTCAACGGGAACGACTGCTTAGAACAGTTAAAAGGTCTCCCGGTAGAAAAAATGCCACAGGTCATTTTCATGGACCTGGAAATGCCGGAAATGGATGGCGTACAAACGATCAGCCTCGCCCGTTTAATGTACCCCGACATTTTTTTTATTGTATTGACTGTTTTTGATGATGATGACAAAATTTTTGAAGCCATCAAAGCAGGTGCCCATGGTTATTTACTTAAAGATGAAAGCGCCATTGCCCTGCACAATGCCATTACCAATGTAGTGGAAAGCGGTGGAGCACCCATGAGCCCGGCCATTGCCCGTAAAGCCTTTGAAATGCTGAGTAAATCTCATTTACAGACAGAAACAAAAGCCTCCGAACCTCACCTGCTGGATACATTGGTTACAGAACGGGAAAAAGAGATATTACTTCATACCATCAATGGGCACGACGCAAAACGCATTGCGGCCATACTGGATATCAGCGTGTTGACCATCCGGAAACACATAGCGAATATTTACCAGAAGCTGCACGTCAACAGCAAAGCCCAGATCATCAGCCTGGCCCATAAAAACAACTGGGTATAA